One stretch of Petrotoga mexicana DSM 14811 DNA includes these proteins:
- a CDS encoding NifB/NifX family molybdenum-iron cluster-binding protein: MKIAIPLIENIGEDSRISEHFGHAPYFAFLDLKENKEYSYEIEKNPLENHSTGEIPQYMHEKGVELMVVRGIGMKAINVFENLNIQVIRGVDGTLKEIIEAISSNNLKDRDYTVKSKYHDQGV, from the coding sequence ATGAAGATAGCTATTCCATTGATAGAAAATATAGGTGAAGATTCAAGAATCAGTGAACATTTTGGGCATGCTCCTTACTTCGCCTTTTTGGATTTGAAAGAAAATAAAGAATACAGCTATGAAATAGAAAAGAACCCTTTGGAAAATCATTCAACAGGAGAGATCCCTCAATACATGCATGAAAAAGGTGTAGAATTAATGGTAGTCAGAGGGATTGGAATGAAGGCGATAAATGTTTTTGAAAATCTTAATATTCAGGTTATAAGAGGGGTAGATGGGACTTTAAAAGAAATAATTGAAGCAATTTCTTCTAACAATTTAAAAGATCGAGATTATACGGTGAAATCGAAATACCATGATCAAGGAGTCTAA
- a CDS encoding NifB/NifX family molybdenum-iron cluster-binding protein: MKIAVPSKEKILESELDERFARAAYFLVYDTENESYEFFSPDNSQEHGAGTKIVNELSERGIDAVISKNVGENALTALKAANIKAYIASDGNVKENIELLKLEKLQEF; the protein is encoded by the coding sequence ATGAAAATTGCAGTTCCATCTAAAGAAAAGATATTGGAATCCGAATTAGATGAAAGATTCGCGAGAGCAGCTTACTTTTTAGTTTACGATACAGAAAATGAAAGTTATGAGTTTTTTTCTCCTGACAATAGCCAGGAACACGGGGCAGGAACAAAAATTGTGAATGAACTTTCAGAACGGGGAATAGATGCAGTAATTTCAAAAAATGTTGGAGAAAATGCTTTGACAGCTTTAAAAGCGGCAAATATTAAAGCTTACATAGCTTCAGATGGCAACGTCAAAGAAAATATAGAACTTTTGAAATTAGAAAAACTTCAAGAATTCTAA
- a CDS encoding PadR family transcriptional regulator encodes MSAYQRGRGQGWRGKGRFLANFILLIIAENPTYGYEIANNLDELGVETIEGIGQMGRIYRILSDLEGSGYITSNWDTSKSPPVKVYTITPLGLEYLRNALEGIKMESKVLDTFIDKCEKILNKKE; translated from the coding sequence ATGTCTGCTTACCAAAGAGGTAGAGGACAAGGATGGAGAGGCAAGGGTAGATTTTTAGCCAATTTTATTCTTTTAATCATTGCCGAAAACCCAACTTATGGTTATGAAATTGCCAATAACTTGGATGAACTGGGTGTGGAAACGATCGAAGGTATTGGTCAGATGGGCAGAATATACAGGATACTTTCAGATTTAGAGGGAAGTGGATATATAACTTCAAATTGGGATACTTCTAAGAGTCCACCTGTGAAGGTTTACACAATTACACCTTTGGGATTGGAGTATCTGAGAAACGCGCTTGAGGGTATTAAGATGGAATCAAAAGTTCTTGATACTTTTATTGACAAATGTGAAAAGATCCTTAACAAAAAAGAATAA
- a CDS encoding ferredoxin produces the protein MRREGGGMGSIGFCVCVKCGYKKPHTPGVPCQDERCPNCGSVLLREGSYHYNQAKKALEKKRNKNSNEKNNLN, from the coding sequence ATGCGAAGAGAAGGAGGAGGTATGGGTAGCATAGGTTTTTGTGTTTGTGTGAAATGTGGCTACAAAAAACCTCATACACCCGGCGTCCCATGTCAAGATGAAAGATGTCCAAATTGCGGAAGCGTTTTATTACGTGAGGGTTCATATCATTATAATCAAGCAAAAAAGGCTTTAGAAAAGAAAAGAAACAAGAATTCAAACGAAAAAAATAATCTCAATTAA